The genome window ATCAACAAAGGCAAAAGAAGCCATAATCATCATGCGTGATTGTTCATCTTGCAAGGGTCTGTTTGCTCCTTTAAGCTTTGAAGTAGATTTGTCAGAATTGATTGCGACAATAAAACGGTCACCTAAATCTGCCGCTTTTGATAAATAATCTATATGTCCAAGATGAATAATGTCAAAACAACCGTTTGTGAAGACAGTTTTAAAACCGTCTTCTTTCCATTTCTTTCTTAATAAAGATAAGGAATCCCAACTATGAATCTTGTTTTTGATTGTTTTGCTGTGGCTCATTTTTAACACTTTTTTGAATAGTCGCAAGAATAAAGAAAGCGATTACTCCAATAATAATTAGCATTAGCGTTTGGGAAGAATGAGCAATTAAGGCATAAACTGCTCCATCTTCAGGTTGAATTTCATATATTTCCAAGGCTTTCTGGGCTGCATAATGATACGTTCCAACTCCACCCTGAACGGGCATTATAAATCCTAAACTACCAATGGTCATGACAATTAATCCGGCAAGAGGGCCTAGGTCCGAAGTTGGTTGAAATGCAAAAAATATTAAGTAAGTCATCAGGAAATAGGTCGTCCAAATAAATAAAGTATGAAACACAAATTCCCATTTTCTCTCTAAATGAATAATGGTTTTAATGCCTGCCCCAAATCCACTAACAATATCTCGTATTTTAATATAAAATGGATGTTTTTTAAAATCTCGTTTTGACCTTTTGATCAATATCAATAATGTGATAAAAGCAAGGATAACAACTATTGCTACAACGATTGATGTAATACTAAAGAAGTTGCTGTATTTATCATTTAAATAGTTCAGCGATCTGTACAGATATGTTTTAACCTGATTAAATGCAATCAGAAAACTAACCGAAGTAATTGTAATCAGCATAATAAAATCAAATCCTCTTTCAACGATAACAGTTCCGATTAATTTATTAAGCGGTATTTTATCAGTCCGGTTTAAAGCCACACATCTCGACACTTCGCCCATTCTGGGGAGAGCAAGATTCGCTAAATAACCAAACATGACTGCAAGGAATGCGCGCCAGGTAGAAACTTTTTTTCCAAGTGGTTCTATTAGCAAGGCCCATCTGCGTCCACGGCTAATATGGCCTAATAAAGCAATGAATAAAGCGAGTATTACCCAGAAATAATTTGCATTTTTCAGTCCTTTGACTAAATTATCTTTATCTATGTTTCTATAAACCAACCACAACAATAAAAGTCCAATAGCAAGAACGAGGAGATATTTTAGAACATTAAATAGTTTTTTCAATTGATTGTTGATTTGCCGTTTTCGGGAAGTAGAATTTGAGGTTCAAAATCAGGGGCTTTATCAATTTCAACAAACGCATAGGAAACAATTACTACGATGTCGCCAACACTTCCTTTATGTGCTGCTGGTCCGTTCAGGCCAATAATACCACTTCCTCTTTCACCTTTAATTGTATAGGTTTCAAAGCGTTCTCCATTTCGAATGTTTAACACTTGAACCTTTTCGTTTGGAATCATACCAACTGCATCCATATAATCCTGATCAATGGTAATGCTTCCTATATAATCGAGTTCCGCCTCTGTTACCTTAACTCGGTGTATTTTAGATTTTAATACTTCAATATACATCTTTATGTTTTTACCAGAATGTTGTCGATTAGCCGGATTTTTCCTACACGTATTGCGGTAAGTATGACCAACTCGTCTGTTTTGGTAATATCATTAACAGGTTTTAAATCTTCTGCATTCCTAATTTCAAAATATTCAAATTCAACCAATTTCTCTTGCGACAGTTTTTTTTCTGCCCATTGCTGTATTTCCTGAATGGATTTATTATCCAGCAATTCCTTTGCCTCATTTAAGGTTTGATAGATGGTTGGAGCAAAAGCTCTTTCTTCTGCGGTTAATAACAGATTTCTTGAGCTCATGGCCAAGCCATCATTTTCACGAATTACAGGACAACTGACTAGTTTAATAGGCATTTCAAAATATTCAACCAGTTTTTTAATAGTCATAAACTGTTGAAAATCTTTCTGTCCAAAATACGCAATATCTGGCTGAACGATGTCAAATAACTTTTTTACGATAGTAACAACCCCATCGAAATGCCCAGATCTGAATTTAGCTTCCAACTCAAGATTCAAATAACCCAAATCGGCATCAATCGTTTGTGTTGTGTCCTTACCGTATACTTCCTTGATTTCGGGAGCAAAAATAGCATTGCATTTGGTATTCTCAAGCATATGCATATCTTTTTCTAATAAACGAGGATATTTTTCGAAATCAGATTTTTCATTAAACTGGGTAGGATTAACAAAAATACTACACACAGTTACATTTGATTCCTCACAAGATTTATTTATCAGAGAAATATGACCAGCATGTAAAGCGCCCATGGTGGGCACTAGGCCAACTACTTGCTTATTTTGTTTAACTGATTGGATATATTCAGTCAATAATAATTTATTTTTAAATAGCGGGAGCAATGCTAAATGATTAGAATTGAATGTTAAACAATGCTCAAAGCTAAGCGGATTAATGATAATTACATTAAAATTTCCTAAATTTGTAGCTTATTCATGAATCAACTGAAATAGGAGAAGACGAACAGTTATGACGAATCAAAAAATTTTGATTGTATGCCATGAAATGGCTCCATATACTGATTTAACTGAACAGGCGATATTTCTTCGTGATCTGGCGTTAAATCTTCAAAAAAGAGGTGCTGAAATTAGGGTTTTTATGCCCAAATTTGGACACATAAAAGAGCGCAAACATAGGCTGCATGAGGTAATTAGACTCTCTGGATTAAATATTACAGTAGGAAGGAATAATAATCCATTAATTATAAAAGTAGCATCATTACAAACAGCAAAAATTCAAGTCTATTTTTTGGATAATGAAGATTTCTTCCAGCGTAAAAATTTCTTCCATGACGATGGAGATAAATTTTATGAAGACAATGACGAAAGAGCAATTTTCTATAACAAAGGTGTTCTTGAGTTATTGGTAAAACTTGGTTGGATGCCGGATGTGATTCATTGTCAGGGATGGCTGAGCGGTTTGGTTCCTGCATATGCAAGAACTACATTCAGTAGTGAGCCTTCATTGAAAAAGGTGAAACTGATTTCATCTATTTACCATGATGGTCTTAAAAACAATCTTGGCGCTGATTTTGTTAAGAAATCTCATTTAAAGTTACCCGATGGTGACTTCGGTTATTTAGACGATCCTAAAGTTTCTGACTTGTACAAATGTGGAGCAAACTTCTCAGATATAGTAGTTTTTAGCTCAGATCAGGTAGATAAGGAAACTGATGATTTTGTCAGTACATTAAAAAAGCCGATACTTGACATTCGGAAAAACCAAGGTGATTCATTCTATGACAAATATTTTGAGCTTATTAGCTAAGCATGCGTTCCGCTTATCAAGTATAACTTTAGCTTCACTGCTTATTATTTTTTACTCTTGTAACAAAGATGATGTATACGATTTTGATACAAATCGTGTAGATGATCATTTTGATTTTTTTCAGTCGGATTCGGTTGTGAAAATTCGGACAAGCCGTGAAGATTCTATTCGAAGTGACGAATTTACCAGAGATTTATTAGGGGTATACAAAGATGCTTCTTTTGGTCAGGTTAAAGCATCTGTTTTTGCAGAGCTCCGACTCCCGGTTGCTGATGTAGCCTTTGGTATAAATCCTGTTTTTGATTCCATCGTTCTTTATCTAAAATACTATTCAGCTGATGGATACTTTGGATGGTTAAACGACCCTTTCAAATTCAATGTATACGAACTGAATGAAAGAATCTACAGAGATAGTGCCTATTATTCAACCTCCTCTTTCAACTATTATCCTGATATATTAGGAAGTTGGACTGGCATGGTAAAGCCCTCAGATAATGATGTGATCCGGATTGTTTTGACCAATGATTTGGCCTCTCGAATTATTAATGCTTCAGAATTCCAATTGGCAGATGATGATGATTTTCTGGATATGCTAAATGGTATCGCCATTATTCCGGAGCAAATAAGCAGCACGGGGTCAATCGTTTATTTTGATTTGGAGAATGATTCCTCTAATATGACATTATATTATCGGAATGATAAAGATACAATGACGGCCATATTTCAAATTAATGATGAATGTGCCCGGATCAATAAGTTTGAACAGGATTTAGCAGGTACGCCAATTGAGGAGCAGCTTAATAATCCAACAAAATTATATGATAAAGTATACATCAAACCATTGGCAGGATCCAAAGCAAGGATAGATTTTAGTGATCAATTAAAAAAGCTTGGTAGTGATAATTTATTAGCTATTAATAGGGCTGAATTGATTATTAAACCAGATTTATCCCTGAGCTATTTATCGAAAGCACCTCCTTCTCTGCTTTTATTACAGACTGATAAGGATAATACAAATTTTGCCATAATCGACCGCTATGAAGATTATTTTGATGGCATATACAATCCTCAAACGGAGTCATACAGCATTATTATTACCCGTTTTATTCAAAAGGAATTAGTTAATTATTATAACGATACAAATTACGAAAGTGAGTTTGATCTCAACTTGATTATACCTTCAGATAACCCAATTGTTGCAGATCCTTTGGTAATAAGAGCAAATCAGGATTTATCTTCCGCTATATTGAAACTCTCTTATACCAAGGTGAAGTAGACATAAACGACTTTTAAATTATGTGTGGAATTGTTGCTTATATAGGTGACAAAGAGGCTTGTCCAATTTTGTTGAAAGGACTACAGCGTCTGGAATACCGTGGTTACGATAGTGCTGGAGTTGCTATAATGAATAGCGATTTACATGTGTATAAAATAGCCGGCAAAGTAAAAACATTGGTTGATTTTATCAAAGATAAACCAACACATGGCAGCATAGGAATTGGTCATACACGATGGGCTACACATGGAGAGCCCAATAATGAAAACGCTCATCCACATTTATCCGAAAATAACGACATTGCTCTGATACACAATGGCATCATTGAAAATTATGATGTTTTAAAGGTGGAGCTTCAAAATCGTGGACATCATTTTAGGAGTGACACCGATACAGAAGTATTGGTTCATTTGATTGAAGATATCATGAAAAATGAGAATCTAAGCCTGGATGAATCAGTCAGATATGCATTAAATAGAGTAGAAGGAGCTTATGCTATTGTTGTTTTGTCGAAAACAGATCCTAATATGCTGGTTGCTGCCAGAAAAGGTAGTCCGCTGGTAATTGGAATTGGCGAAGGCGAGTATTTTTTAGCTTCAGATGCAACTCCAATTGTGGAGTATACACGTAACGTAATCTATATGAATGATGATAATATGGCTATCATCAAACGTGATTCGTTTTCGCTTAAAACCATCGAAAATAAAATTCAAACACCCTATATTCAAGAGCTGGAAATGAACCTGGAAACTCTTGAAAAAGGTGGATATGAGCATTTTATGCTTAAAGAAATTCATGAACAACCTAATTCTATTCGCGATACATTCCGAGGTAGGTTGAGCATTGAAAAAGGCGAAATTCGCTTAGGCGGAATCCAGGATTATATCAACAAACTGGATCATGTTAAGCGTGTTGTGATTACGGCTTGTGGAACTTCATGGCATGCTGCATTAATCGGAGAATATCTGATTGAAGAATTGGCGCGTATTCCTGTTGAAGTAGAGTATGGATCAGAGTTCAGGTATCGTAATCCAGTCATATTTGAGGATGATTTATTAATAGCAATTTCACAATCTGGTGAAACAGCCGATACATTAGCCGCTATAGAATTAGCAAAGAAGAAAATTCCTGCGGTATTTGGAATTTGTAATGTAGTGGGTTCTACTATTGCGCGGACAACCAATGCAGGTGTTTATACTCATGCAGGTCCTGAAATTGGTGTAGCTTCCACCAAAGCATTTACATCTCAATTAGTGGTGTTGACTTTACTGGCTCTGCAGTGGGCAAAGCTTAAAGGAACGATTTCCAACACACGTTATCATGAGTATATTCATGAGTTTAATACTATTCCTGATAAAGTGGCAGAAGTTATGAAGACCAATGACAGGGTGAAGGAAATAGCTGCTGTTTTTAAAGATGCTAAGAACTTTCTTTATCTTGGTCGTGGACTGAATTTTCCGGTTGCATTAGAAGGTGCATTGAAGCTTAAAGAGATATCCTACATACATGCTGAAGGTTATCCAGCTGCAGAAATGAAGCATGGTCCAATTGCCTTGATTGACGAAAACATGCCGGTTGTTGTTATTGCAACCAATAAGAATATTTACGATAAAGTGCTGTCCAATATTCAAGAAGTGAAAGCCCGTAAAGGGGTGATTATTGCGGTCGTTAACAAAGGAGATAAAGTAATTAGCGAGGTTGCTGATTATGTGATTGAGATTCCTGAAACTGATGAAATCTTTTCACCTATGATCTCAGTTGTTCCATTACAATTATTGGCCTATCATATTGCTGTGATGCGAGGTTGTCATGTAGATCAGCCCAGGAACTTGGCCAAGTCTGTGACGGTGGAATAAATTCTAATACAATTCCAAATAAACAGGACAATGATCCGACTGATGCACATCATTCCAGATATCAGCTGATTTTATTTGATCTTTTAAAGCACTTGATACCATATTATAATCAATCCGCCAGCCTTTGTTGTTATTACGAGCATTAGCCCGGTACGACCACCAAGAATATTTGGGTTTGCCCGGATTTTGAATTCTGAAACTATCTATAAATCCAAGCTCAATAAAATCCGACATCCACTCCCTTTCTTCAGGTAAAAAGCCTGAACTTTTCGCATTTCGAATGGGGTCATGAATATCGATTGCTTCGTGGCAAATATTGTAATCTCCTGAAACGATCAGTTTAGGTCGTTCCAGTAGTAGTTTTTCTATATAGTTATAAAAAAATTCAAGGAATTCCATTTTAAAAGCCTGTCTTAAATCTCCACTTGAACCTGACGGGAAGTAAGCTGAAATTTGGGAGATATCTCCCCAATCAGCTCGTAGTATTCGTCCTTCAAAATCATATTTTGCTTCACCACATCCGGCAACAACTCTGTCTGGTTTTGTTTTGGATAGCAAGCCCACTCCACTATATCCTTTTTTCTCAGCAGGAAACCAATAACAATGGTAGCCTAAATCTTCAAACAGGCTCACATCAAATTGTTCGGGTTGTGCTTTTAGCTCCTGAAAGCAAACTACATCTGGATTGCTTTCTTTCAAAAAATCAATGAGACCTTTATTAATAGCAGCACGAATGCCATTGATATTATAGGAAACAATTTTCATTTTACTGAATAAATACCTTTTGAACGATTGTTCCTTTTTTATTCAAAAGATGCACAAAATATACTCCAGCTGACGTATTAAGATTCAATTGAATTTGTCCAGAACTAAATCCATCTTCCATTATTTTGTTGTGAATAATATGTCCGCTTGCATCCAAAACGCTAACATGAATCACTTCCGGCCCATGATAATCTAATTGGAAACTTCCATTATTCGGATTTGGATAGATAATGAATTTAGCATCTGCACCTTCAAATATTGAATTGGTGATATTTATGGTTTTTGTTATGGAGTCGGTACCACAGCCATTTTCAATTACCAACTTAACGGTGTAATTTCCTCCATCAACATATTTATAGGAGGGTGCTGCATCTTCAGAAGTGTTTCCGTCTCCAAAGTCCCAATAATAATGAGCTGCATCGGTACTGAGATCTGTGAAATTAACATACAAACCCGAATCGGCATAACTGAAATCTGCAGTTGGGGCATTGTTATCTATTTGAGCTATAACTGCAATAGCAGGGCTCATACAAACATCTACTTCTTTAACTTCCCAGTCGTAGAAGAAATAATAATATATATCTCCAGCTGTACTGCTTACAATGCTTACAAGATCATCTACTGCATAGGGAAATGAAACGCCTGAGTTATTTCTATATAAAGCCGAACTTGAGGTAGCAAGTGTATAACTATTGCCTTTTGCAATGCGGAAATTTAAATTTATTCTATTTTCACCGTTACTAATATTGATGTTGGTATCATAAACAATAGTGCCTATAGAGTCGGTTAGTACAATGTTACGGACAGAATTTCCGGATGCATATACTTTGACTGATGAAAGCAGAATATCTTTTTGACAATTGAAAATCAAACCCTGTGAGCCGTTAAAATAGCCTCCTCCGCCAATTGTATTGCCATAAGGTCCACCATAAACAGCATTTCCGGGTGTTAATGATTTTACGTAATAGGTTTTTGAAGCTGATAAATTTGGTGTGATGAATTGACTTCCTGTAGCAATTGGTGTTTTGTCGTTTTGATTGGCCAACCAAATAATATGGCCATCGCCATCTGCAGTTAGTGTAACTTTTCCTGCTCCACAACGTGAAACTGTTTTGGCATCTGGTGCATCAGGAATTTCAACGTAAATGCTTTTAAAACTAAAACTATCTGATCCGTTTGAATTGCTCACAACCAGACTTACCGTATATAATCCTGTTTCATTGTAAGAATGAACTGGATTTTGATCAGTAGAAGTTTCCCCATCTCCAAAATACCACATCCAACTATTTGGGCTGTTTAATGATTTGTCTTTGAAGTTGACTTCTCCGGTACATGAATAGTTATCGGTAGGATTAAAATAGGCATATGGTGGTTCATTAGCGCTCAAACATTTCCAGGTTAATTCAAAACCAGATCTATTGTCTAAAGCATCTGTGGTGAATCTTAATGTTATAGCTGAATCGGATGAAACAACAATCCCTTGTCCGGGCAAAGCTGATCCCGAATAACTACCTATCAAGGAAGAAGAAATTGTAGGGCCATCAAAAATATCCAGCAAATCAAAGTCTTTTTCCGTTTCAAATGATATGAATTCCAGAATAATTCCATGAGAACCCGGAGGCGATATAGTTGCATAGGTATTCAAATTACTGCTGTAATTATTGTTTTCTCCCGGATCAAATAATCGACCTGTGCAGGTTGTATACAATTCGCCTGTTATATCTGCTGACAAAACGTAAACACATTCGACACTTTCATCAACAGTAATAAAGTCATCTTTGAAAATTGAATCTTGACCAAAATCATTGATGGCAACCAAAATAACGTCATAACTCCCAGTTGTAGGATATTGAATACGTGGTGAATGTTCCGTGGAAGTAGCTGGTGATCCTCCGGGGAAATACCATTTAAAGCTTCCTGAATAGACCGATGTGTTTTCAAAAGTGAGTGCGTATCCTTTGCAAATTGTGGTTTTTGGCGCATCGAATGATGCAACAGGAGGAGTGGTTGGTGAAAAATATAATTCAGACTCCCAAAGTCCACGACCATATGTTGCCACACGAAGCCTGCTTTTTGAATCATCTGACGCATCATAATAAATGTCCAGATCATTGATGATTACATTTGGTAAACCATCGTTATAAGCAATCCAATCTGTGAGTGAGCTGTCCTTATAATAAACTCCAACATCGGTTCCAACATATAGACCTCCATACGAATTGGCTTGATATACAATGCAATT of Bacteroidota bacterium contains these proteins:
- the rfaE2 gene encoding D-glycero-beta-D-manno-heptose 1-phosphate adenylyltransferase, translated to MSHSKTIKNKIHSWDSLSLLRKKWKEDGFKTVFTNGCFDIIHLGHIDYLSKAADLGDRFIVAINSDKSTSKLKGANRPLQDEQSRMMIMASFAFVDAVVLFDEETPYNLIKEILPDIQVKGGDYSSDTIVGADITKNNGGKVVIIPFLKGYSTSAIEEKIKKT
- a CDS encoding flippase-like domain-containing protein gives rise to the protein MKKLFNVLKYLLVLAIGLLLLWLVYRNIDKDNLVKGLKNANYFWVILALFIALLGHISRGRRWALLIEPLGKKVSTWRAFLAVMFGYLANLALPRMGEVSRCVALNRTDKIPLNKLIGTVIVERGFDFIMLITITSVSFLIAFNQVKTYLYRSLNYLNDKYSNFFSITSIVVAIVVILAFITLLILIKRSKRDFKKHPFYIKIRDIVSGFGAGIKTIIHLERKWEFVFHTLFIWTTYFLMTYLIFFAFQPTSDLGPLAGLIVMTIGSLGFIMPVQGGVGTYHYAAQKALEIYEIQPEDGAVYALIAHSSQTLMLIIIGVIAFFILATIQKSVKNEPQQNNQKQDS
- a CDS encoding aspartate 1-decarboxylase: MYIEVLKSKIHRVKVTEAELDYIGSITIDQDYMDAVGMIPNEKVQVLNIRNGERFETYTIKGERGSGIIGLNGPAAHKGSVGDIVVIVSYAFVEIDKAPDFEPQILLPENGKSTIN
- a CDS encoding pantoate--beta-alanine ligase produces the protein MTEYIQSVKQNKQVVGLVPTMGALHAGHISLINKSCEESNVTVCSIFVNPTQFNEKSDFEKYPRLLEKDMHMLENTKCNAIFAPEIKEVYGKDTTQTIDADLGYLNLELEAKFRSGHFDGVVTIVKKLFDIVQPDIAYFGQKDFQQFMTIKKLVEYFEMPIKLVSCPVIRENDGLAMSSRNLLLTAEERAFAPTIYQTLNEAKELLDNKSIQEIQQWAEKKLSQEKLVEFEYFEIRNAEDLKPVNDITKTDELVILTAIRVGKIRLIDNILVKT
- a CDS encoding glycogen/starch synthase; the protein is MTNQKILIVCHEMAPYTDLTEQAIFLRDLALNLQKRGAEIRVFMPKFGHIKERKHRLHEVIRLSGLNITVGRNNNPLIIKVASLQTAKIQVYFLDNEDFFQRKNFFHDDGDKFYEDNDERAIFYNKGVLELLVKLGWMPDVIHCQGWLSGLVPAYARTTFSSEPSLKKVKLISSIYHDGLKNNLGADFVKKSHLKLPDGDFGYLDDPKVSDLYKCGANFSDIVVFSSDQVDKETDDFVSTLKKPILDIRKNQGDSFYDKYFELIS
- a CDS encoding DUF4270 family protein → MTNILSLLAKHAFRLSSITLASLLIIFYSCNKDDVYDFDTNRVDDHFDFFQSDSVVKIRTSREDSIRSDEFTRDLLGVYKDASFGQVKASVFAELRLPVADVAFGINPVFDSIVLYLKYYSADGYFGWLNDPFKFNVYELNERIYRDSAYYSTSSFNYYPDILGSWTGMVKPSDNDVIRIVLTNDLASRIINASEFQLADDDDFLDMLNGIAIIPEQISSTGSIVYFDLENDSSNMTLYYRNDKDTMTAIFQINDECARINKFEQDLAGTPIEEQLNNPTKLYDKVYIKPLAGSKARIDFSDQLKKLGSDNLLAINRAELIIKPDLSLSYLSKAPPSLLLLQTDKDNTNFAIIDRYEDYFDGIYNPQTESYSIIITRFIQKELVNYYNDTNYESEFDLNLIIPSDNPIVADPLVIRANQDLSSAILKLSYTKVK
- the glmS gene encoding glutamine--fructose-6-phosphate transaminase (isomerizing) translates to MCGIVAYIGDKEACPILLKGLQRLEYRGYDSAGVAIMNSDLHVYKIAGKVKTLVDFIKDKPTHGSIGIGHTRWATHGEPNNENAHPHLSENNDIALIHNGIIENYDVLKVELQNRGHHFRSDTDTEVLVHLIEDIMKNENLSLDESVRYALNRVEGAYAIVVLSKTDPNMLVAARKGSPLVIGIGEGEYFLASDATPIVEYTRNVIYMNDDNMAIIKRDSFSLKTIENKIQTPYIQELEMNLETLEKGGYEHFMLKEIHEQPNSIRDTFRGRLSIEKGEIRLGGIQDYINKLDHVKRVVITACGTSWHAALIGEYLIEELARIPVEVEYGSEFRYRNPVIFEDDLLIAISQSGETADTLAAIELAKKKIPAVFGICNVVGSTIARTTNAGVYTHAGPEIGVASTKAFTSQLVVLTLLALQWAKLKGTISNTRYHEYIHEFNTIPDKVAEVMKTNDRVKEIAAVFKDAKNFLYLGRGLNFPVALEGALKLKEISYIHAEGYPAAEMKHGPIALIDENMPVVVIATNKNIYDKVLSNIQEVKARKGVIIAVVNKGDKVISEVADYVIEIPETDEIFSPMISVVPLQLLAYHIAVMRGCHVDQPRNLAKSVTVE
- the xth gene encoding exodeoxyribonuclease III, which translates into the protein MKIVSYNINGIRAAINKGLIDFLKESNPDVVCFQELKAQPEQFDVSLFEDLGYHCYWFPAEKKGYSGVGLLSKTKPDRVVAGCGEAKYDFEGRILRADWGDISQISAYFPSGSSGDLRQAFKMEFLEFFYNYIEKLLLERPKLIVSGDYNICHEAIDIHDPIRNAKSSGFLPEEREWMSDFIELGFIDSFRIQNPGKPKYSWWSYRANARNNNKGWRIDYNMVSSALKDQIKSADIWNDVHQSDHCPVYLELY
- a CDS encoding PKD domain-containing protein, with amino-acid sequence MKIIKGIYPNIVLRAVLLILTFILLIPQLAISQSDNNPLIPGDKNFYEIQKAFNDNWNSQENKNDMKGWKQYKRWEWFMEPRVYPSGILPDPMATYNALNPALPIRPDHNRSNGNWTSMGPAISSGTGIGRINCVVFHPTDTNIIWVGAPSGGLWKSTDGGASWHTNTDNLPAIGISDLVIHPTNPDTMYLASSDGDAYDTYSLGVLKSTDGGSTWNTTGLDWNIVYGRSIRKLIMHPTNPDILFVATNAGIYKTTDGGIQWDLERNGGFKDIVFKPGNPDVIYAAAYTGSSSTGGKFYRSTDGGDNFSEITGGFTGKANRLAIGVTPDDTNYVYILASESPSSNYSNRHGFLGFYRSTNGADSFVEMSTSPNVLGWSTNGNDLRGQGWYDLSIVVSPVNKAEVYVGGVNIWKTTNEGANWSLNAHWYGGGGAPWVHADIHDMRFHPLNPYALYIGSDGGIFRSLDNGNNYTDISQSLVISQIYRLGISATDKDLVMVGLQDNGSKLYDPNWENVLGGDGMECLIDYSNPSYMYGSLYYGDIRRSTNGGNNFSGIKRNISEDGGWITPFIINPKEPKILYAGYGNVWKNENRGYNDWIKLTNWGSSKVVAMAISKSDTNVLYVAKSSSLYRTTNSGTTWDLLSGLPTSSNSITWIEVHPLYPNIVYVTFSGYNASNKVFVSDDFGNTWTNITGGLPNLPANCIVYQANSYGGLYVGTDVGVYYKDSSLTDWIAYNDGLPNVIINDLDIYYDASDDSKSRLRVATYGRGLWESELYFSPTTPPVASFDAPKTTICKGYALTFENTSVYSGSFKWYFPGGSPATSTEHSPRIQYPTTGSYDVILVAINDFGQDSIFKDDFITVDESVECVYVLSADITGELYTTCTGRLFDPGENNNYSSNLNTYATISPPGSHGIILEFISFETEKDFDLLDIFDGPTISSSLIGSYSGSALPGQGIVVSSDSAITLRFTTDALDNRSGFELTWKCLSANEPPYAYFNPTDNYSCTGEVNFKDKSLNSPNSWMWYFGDGETSTDQNPVHSYNETGLYTVSLVVSNSNGSDSFSFKSIYVEIPDAPDAKTVSRCGAGKVTLTADGDGHIIWLANQNDKTPIATGSQFITPNLSASKTYYVKSLTPGNAVYGGPYGNTIGGGGYFNGSQGLIFNCQKDILLSSVKVYASGNSVRNIVLTDSIGTIVYDTNINISNGENRINLNFRIAKGNSYTLATSSSALYRNNSGVSFPYAVDDLVSIVSSTAGDIYYYFFYDWEVKEVDVCMSPAIAVIAQIDNNAPTADFSYADSGLYVNFTDLSTDAAHYYWDFGDGNTSEDAAPSYKYVDGGNYTVKLVIENGCGTDSITKTINITNSIFEGADAKFIIYPNPNNGSFQLDYHGPEVIHVSVLDASGHIIHNKIMEDGFSSGQIQLNLNTSAGVYFVHLLNKKGTIVQKVFIQ